A segment of the Aridibaculum aurantiacum genome:
GTGGTAAATGAAGAGAGTGAATTAGAGAAAGCTTACACTACTGCCCGTACCGAAGCTGGTGCATCATTTAAGAATGATGGCATCTACATGGAGAAATTCGTGGAAGAGCCAAGGCATATAGAGATACAGGTAGCAGGCGACCAGTATGGAAACGTGTGTCACCTTAGCGAACGTGATTGTTCCATTCAGCGTCGTCATCAGAAACTGGTTGAAGAAAGTCCTTCACCTTTTATGACACCAGAACTGCGTCATGCAATGGGTGAAGCTGCCATCAAAGCTGCTTCAGCTATCAACTACGAGAGTGTTGGTACAATTGAGTTCCTGGTGGACAAGCACCGCAATTTCTACTTCATGGAAATGAACACACGTATACAGGTGGAGCATTGCGTAACCGAAGAGGTGATCAACTATGACCTAATCAAGGAACAAATCAAAATAGCGGGTGGTGAGCGTTTGACAGGTAGAAATTATGAACCGCAAATGCATGCTATCGAATGTAGAATAAATGCCGAAGATCCATACAATGACTTTCGTCCTAGTCCTGGCAGAATTACTGTATTGAACCAACCAGGCGGACACGGAGTGCGTGTTGATAGCCATGTTTACGCAGGCTATGTTATTCCTCCTTTTTACGATAGTATGATTGGTAAATTGATTGCGGTTGCACAAACTCGTGAAGAAGCTATCAATACCATGTACCGTGCACTTAGCGAGTATGTTATAGAAGGTATCAAAACCACTATACCATTCCATCTTCAGCTTATGCAAAACGAAGATTTCAGGAAAGGTAATTTCACTACCAAGTTCCTTGACACCTTTAAGCTTCAGTAACAAAGCTTTTATAATAGAAGTAACCCATGCCCAAAAGGCGTGGGTTTTATATTTGTCCTGGAAGCATTTGAAGAAACATTCATGATCTTTTTAGATGAAAGCAAAAGTTTGAGAGTAGATATTCTTCTTTTTTTAATATGTATTTTATCTTTAGTTGTTGCCTTTGTTTCTTCTTCACCAAAACGTCCGGTTATGACCAAAGACTTCGCTGCCGATGCACCAGGGGTTGCAGATTTGGCTGCTCCTATAGAACAAAAATCACGTATCACTATTATAGATACATTAAGAGGTATCGCTTTATTAGGCATCCTGCTAATGAATATCCCATATTTTGGTATGCCCCACCAGCTGGCGGAAAACCTGGATATACGTGGCGAATATTCAGGTCCTAATTACCATACATGGTGGATCGTTACCACTGGTTTTGAAGGTACCATGCGTGGTTTGTTCTCTATCTTGTTTGGAGCCGGTGCTATATTAATGATTTCACGGCTTGAGCAAAAGAAGGATGGACTTAATCCCGCTGATTTTTACTACAGGAGGCTGATATGGCTGATGCTTTTTGGCGTAGTCAATGCATTTATTTTCTTGTGGCCCGGCGATATTCTCTATGGCTATGCGCTCTGCGGCTTGTTCCTGTTTCCCTTCAGAAACCTGCGTGCTAAACATCTCCTGTTATATAGTTTGCTTTTCTTAACCATAGCTACCACCAGGAGAACGCTTGAGAGGGTAGCGCTACTAGAGACGAAGCAGCAGGCTGAACAAGCAATTCAATTTGAAAAACAAAACAAAAAGGTAAGTGAAGAGCTGGCCGCGGCCAAAGGAGAATGGGAGCAAAGGCAGGAAAAGATGAACATTGATAACCTACGGAAGGAAGTGGAAAAGGAAAAGGCGGAAATGCAAAAAGGCTACTTCAGCATCATGTCGCACCTCAAGCCACTGAATATGAAGTTTGAGAGCAGTAAGTTTTATAACATGATCTTCTACGACATCATGATATTCTTGTTCCTGGGAATGGCTTTATATAAAATGGGCGTATTAACTGGTAAGCGTTCTACACGTGCTTACGCTTTGATGCTGTTGATCGGATATGGCTGCGGTCTATCACTGGCATATTATCTCAACCGTACAGCAGTAGACCTGCGTTTCAACCAGGTGCTGATATTCGAGAAACTTCCAGTTGATCTTTACCAGTTCAAAAGGATATTTCTCTGCTTTGGTCACATTGGAACGGTGATGCTGTTGTATAAGAAGCAGGTAGCAAGCTGGTTGCTAAGGGTACTTTCAAAAGTGGGACAAATGGCTTTTTCAAATTACCTGATGCAAAGCCTCATTTGCACATTCATTTTCTACGGTCATGGCTTACGCTGGTTTGGCGAGTTTGAGCGTTATCAACTTTACCTGGTTGTAGCAGGTGTGTGGGTTTTCCAAATAGCTTTCAGCAATATTTGGTTGAACTACTTTAGGTTCGGCCCTTTTGAGTGGGCCTGGAGGAGCCTGACCTACTGGAGAAGGCAGCCTATGCGAAAAGATCTGCCGGCTATCACAGAAGCTCCATCAATCATTGTAAACAAAGCTAAAACAGAAGAGCACCCGGTGTAGGGTGCTCTTTCTTATTGCCAGCTCATTTCTACTAATTCATTAAGCGGTACGGTTTGCTGTTCTCCTTTTGCCAGGTTTTTCACAACAGCCGTTCCGTCTTCTAATTCCTTGCTGCCAATCATTACAGCGTAGGTTATGCCTTTTTTATCGGCATATTTAAATTGCTTATCAAACTTCGACTGCTCGTGGTAGAGCTCGCAACGTATGCCTTTGCCGCGAAGTTGCTGCATCAGTTCAAAGGCTTTCCTGCTTTCGTTTCGACCCAGGTTAAAAAACAACACCTGCGTGCCTGACTGAACAGCTGCCGGGAACAGCTGCAGCTCCTCCATCACATCATAGATCCTGTCTACGCCAAAGCTGATTCCTACACCGGGTACATTAGGTACACCAAACAAGCCTGTAAGATCATCATATCGGCCGCCGCCACCAATGCTACCCATCTGCACGCCTTTGGCCTGTATTTCGAAGATTGTACCAGTATAGTAATTCAGCCCACGAGCCAACGTAAAGTCGGTAACCAGCTGTGTATTGTTTGGCAGCCAACCCAGCAGGAACTGTAATTCTTCTATTCCTTTCTGCCCAAGCTGTGTTCCACCAATGAGTGCTTGCAGTTTCGCCAGGCGCTCTGCATTGTCGTTTCCTTCTATCAGCAGGTATTGTTCTATCACCTTCACCTGTTCTTCATTCAGACCCCGCTGAACTAGTTCTTCCTTTACTTTTTCAATACCTATTTTATCAAGCTTGTCAATGGCTATGGTAATGTCCATCATCTTTTCAGCACCACCACATACCTCGGCAAGTGCTGCCAGTATCTTCCGGTTGTTGATGCGTATTTCCACATCAATACCCAGCTGGGAAAACACCTGGCTGTAAATACTGGTAAGTTCCACCTCGTTCACCAGGCTATTACTGCCTACCACATCTGCATCGCATTGGTAAAATTCGCGGTAGCGCCCTTTTTGAGGCCTATCAGCGCGCCATACCGGTTGTATCTGGTATCGCTTAAACGGCAGTGTAAGCTGCCCGTGGTTCATCGCTACATAACGTGCAAAAGGAATAGTAAGATCATAACGCAGCGCTCTTTCTGTAATGCCTTTGATGCTTTTGCCCTGCAACACTTTTTCAAAATCAGCCTTCACCTGTTCGTGTTTGGCTGCATTGTCCAAGCCGTTGTTCAGTATTTTAAAGATCAGCTTGTCGCCCTCTTCGCCATACTTTCCCATCAGCGTGTCCAGGTTTTCCATCGCTGGTGTTTCAAGAGGTTGGAAGCCATAGAGCTCAAACACATTCCTGATGGTGTCGAAAATATATTTACGCTTGCGTACTACGTCAGCAGAAAAATCCCTCGTTCCTTGTGGTAATCCCGGTTTCAAATTATGAGTTATGAGATGTGAGATAAGATTGTGTACTTGGAAATGATGGCATCGCATGCTTTGTTGATCATGGCGTAAACCTCGTGGTAGCCTTCTTCGCCGCCATACCACGGGTCGGGAACTTCCATGTTCTTTCCCTGGTAAACTTCATTCATCAGCATATCCACTTTTGATGGATCCCATTTGCTGCCAAAGATGCGTTTAGCCTCACGAAGATTTTCGCGGTCCATCACGTATATTTTTTCGAAGCGGTCAATGTCATTTGGCTCCAGTTGCCTGCATACCTGGTCGCAGATATCAAAACCGTTGATCTTCGCTATCTTCTGCGAAAGCTTGTGTGGAGGGCAGCCGGGCTGATGTCCTGAAGTGCCTGCGCTATCGATCGTCCATTGCAAACCTGCCTGCAAAACCTTGTGCCTCAAAACACCCTCTGCCAAAGGACTGCGGCAAATATTGCCAAGGCAAACCATCAAAATTTTCATGGGCGCAAAGATAAGGAGGATAGAGTAGCCGCTGGTGATGGCGAGCCTGCTGATGTGCATTAGAAGTTTTAGGTAACCAGCATTTGATCTATGATCAGCATTAGTTGCGTCGCACACTTGTGCTGTAGATGCTATATTAACCCGGTTGAGGATGTAGCAGCGTTTACTTATTCTCTACATGGTTTTTTAATGCTGTACCCAATATATATTTCCAGCCTTCGTGGAAGTTATTGGTGGCAAACGCTGGCCCATGATGAGCAATCAGCTCCAGTCCTTCATGTGTTAGCTTCACACGTGTTTTATCACCTTCTTCATAAAGTTCCCATGTTACATATGTCTGCTCCTCTTGTCCTTCGTACTGCCAGCTATGACGCAGCTTCTGCTTATCCACCACTTCAATTATGGTGCATAAATGAAGAAATGTTTGTTGTTCGTCTCCACCGGTAAAGGTGAAATGAAAACCTGCTTCCGGTTTAAATTCATCTACTTCAAAATACCACTGCTTCATTTGTGCTTTATCAGTAAGGGCTTGCCATATACGGGAAGCAGGTGCATCAACAACTTGTTCTATTACGAATGGTGGAAGCATGTAGTTTTTGTTTGAAGGATCAATTGATATGATACGCTGTTAAAAGATATAAATCTCATTGCATTAAAAAAGCCCCAAATGAAAATCAATTGGGGCTTGTTAACTATACGAAATGAATTAAAGTGTCTTCAACACATCGTTCATGCTTCTTACTGCATCTGCACTTTTATTGAATGCTTCCTGCTCTTGTTCATTCAGTTTGTAATCCACGATCTTTTCCCATCCGTTGCGGCCAATTACAACCGGCACGCCCAGGCAAATATCATTCTGACCATATTCACCTTCCAGGCTTACGCAGCAGGCAAACAAACGTTTCTCATCGCGAACAATGCTTTCTACCAATGCAGCTCCGGCAGCACCTGGTGCATACCATGCACTTGTTCCAATAAGTTTAGTAAGAGTAGCGCCACCAACCATAGTATCGCTTACTACTTTTTGTTGTTGCTCCTCGCTCAGGAACTGGCTTACCGGAACGCTGTTCCATGTAGCATAGCGGATAAGAGGGATCATAGTTGTATCACCATGTCCGCCAATAACCACAGCATTCAGATCGTTAGGGCTGCAGTTAAGCGCCTGGCTCAGGTAGCATTTAAAACGAGCACTATCAAGAATACCACCCATACCGATGATGCGGTGCTTAGGCAAACCACTGCTTTGCAATGCAAGCATGGTCATAGTATCCATTGGGTTAGAAATAACAATGATGATAGCCTCCGGGGAATGCTTCAAAATATTTTCAGTCACACCTTTCACAATAGAAGCATTGGTACCAATCAGCTCTTCGCGGGTCATACCTGGTTTACGAGGAATACCCGAAGTGATAACTACTACATCACTTCCTGCAGTTTTAGAATAGTCGTTGGTACTACCGGTGATGCGGGTGTCAAAACCAAGCAGCGCAGCGGTTTGAGTAAGATCAAGCGCTTTACCTTCTGCCAGACCTTCTTTGATGTCAAGTATCACTAATTCTTCAGCCAGTTCTTTGCGCGCAATGTTATCCGCACAGGTTGCGCCTACTGCGCCAGCACCTACTACTGTAATTTTCATTGTAATGAAAGGTTTATAATTGAAGAAAATAAATTTGTGCAAATGTAGGGGAAGGCATTTTTAAATAGGATGGGAAGTTGAGCAGGGTTTAGTTGATTAGTCGACAAGTTGATAAGTGATAAGTTGATAAGTAATACCTATTAACCTATCAACCTTTCAACTTATCAACTCCTTGCTCACTTTACCAATCGAAGCAACTCCTCCCAATCAATACCTTTTTCGTAAGCTTTCAAAAAGTTTCCTTTCTTATCGTACAGCGCAGAAAAGGGTGTGAACTTTACCCTATAGAAACGTGTTATGGTGCGTTGTGCATCGCGGCCGATCCTTACATTTCTAAAACGTTCCAGTTTATAATGGTCAGCAAACTTTTTCATTTCATCAAACTCCCTGCTGGTAGCCATTACGATCTGCAGGTTTTTCAGGCTGTTCATTTTTCCGATCATCTCTTCTGTCTCTATCATGCAATGGCCGCAGTCGGGGCTGAAGTATAACAGCAATACAGGTTTGTTTTCTTGCAACTGGCTTTTGCTAAACCAACTGCTGTCGGGTGTTTGAATGCTGAAAGTAGGCAGGTAAGGTATGCGGAGGTAAGGAGGAATAGTATCAGTATTGGCTTTTGCACGATGATTATGCAAAGAATCAGATTGTCCATATCCTATGAAACTGCAAGCAAGTAAAAGTAAAATCATCGTTATCCTCATTCGGCTACATTTTATGATGTGATGCATATGCATGTAAAAGTAAGCCGGCCTGATTGTTATCAGTGTTTGCCGATAAGAAAAAAGTAGTTTCGCGGCGTATCACTACTTTTGCGCCACTTATACTAAAACTATTATTTTGATGAATTTCAATCTAACCCAAATACCGCAAAGAGAAGCTAAGCCAAGAGATCGTGGATTAACCATGGTGATGGATAAAGGGTTGAGCATAAACGAAGCTAAGAACCTGATAAGCGTTGGTGGACCACATATCGATATTGTAAAACTTGGATTTGGTACTGCTTTCGTTACACCTAATTTAAGAGAGAAGATTGAAGTATACCAGCAGGCAGGGCTTCCGGTTTATTTTGGCGGAACTTTATTTGAAGCTTTTCTTATTCGCAACCAGTTTGAAGAATACATAGCAATGGTGAAGGATTACAACATTCACCATATGGAAGTAAGTGATGGTTCTATCACTATACCGCATGCAGAAAAGTGTGGCTATATTGAAAAACTTACCAAACACGGAACTGTACTAAGTGAAGTTGGTAGTAAAGATGCTGCTCATATCATTCCTCCGTATAAGTGGATAGAACTTATGCGTGCTGAACTGGAGGCAGGATCATCGTATGTGATTGCTGAAGCACGTGAAGCAGGTAATGTGGGTATATATCGCGGATCGGGTGAGGTGCGTGAGGGACTGGTACAGGAA
Coding sequences within it:
- the accC gene encoding acetyl-CoA carboxylase biotin carboxylase subunit, which gives rise to MFKKILIANRGEIALRVIRTCREMGIKTVAVYSTADKDSLHVKFADEAVCIGKPQSSESYLNIPHIMAAAEITNADAIHPGYGFLAENAKFSQICADHGIKFIGPTPDMISKMGDKITAKETMIKAGVPVVPGGEGLLETVEEAKALAKEIGYPVILKATAGGGGKGMRVVNEESELEKAYTTARTEAGASFKNDGIYMEKFVEEPRHIEIQVAGDQYGNVCHLSERDCSIQRRHQKLVEESPSPFMTPELRHAMGEAAIKAASAINYESVGTIEFLVDKHRNFYFMEMNTRIQVEHCVTEEVINYDLIKEQIKIAGGERLTGRNYEPQMHAIECRINAEDPYNDFRPSPGRITVLNQPGGHGVRVDSHVYAGYVIPPFYDSMIGKLIAVAQTREEAINTMYRALSEYVIEGIKTTIPFHLQLMQNEDFRKGNFTTKFLDTFKLQ
- a CDS encoding DUF418 domain-containing protein, translated to MTKDFAADAPGVADLAAPIEQKSRITIIDTLRGIALLGILLMNIPYFGMPHQLAENLDIRGEYSGPNYHTWWIVTTGFEGTMRGLFSILFGAGAILMISRLEQKKDGLNPADFYYRRLIWLMLFGVVNAFIFLWPGDILYGYALCGLFLFPFRNLRAKHLLLYSLLFLTIATTRRTLERVALLETKQQAEQAIQFEKQNKKVSEELAAAKGEWEQRQEKMNIDNLRKEVEKEKAEMQKGYFSIMSHLKPLNMKFESSKFYNMIFYDIMIFLFLGMALYKMGVLTGKRSTRAYALMLLIGYGCGLSLAYYLNRTAVDLRFNQVLIFEKLPVDLYQFKRIFLCFGHIGTVMLLYKKQVASWLLRVLSKVGQMAFSNYLMQSLICTFIFYGHGLRWFGEFERYQLYLVVAGVWVFQIAFSNIWLNYFRFGPFEWAWRSLTYWRRQPMRKDLPAITEAPSIIVNKAKTEEHPV
- the hisS gene encoding histidine--tRNA ligase, whose amino-acid sequence is MKPGLPQGTRDFSADVVRKRKYIFDTIRNVFELYGFQPLETPAMENLDTLMGKYGEEGDKLIFKILNNGLDNAAKHEQVKADFEKVLQGKSIKGITERALRYDLTIPFARYVAMNHGQLTLPFKRYQIQPVWRADRPQKGRYREFYQCDADVVGSNSLVNEVELTSIYSQVFSQLGIDVEIRINNRKILAALAEVCGGAEKMMDITIAIDKLDKIGIEKVKEELVQRGLNEEQVKVIEQYLLIEGNDNAERLAKLQALIGGTQLGQKGIEELQFLLGWLPNNTQLVTDFTLARGLNYYTGTIFEIQAKGVQMGSIGGGGRYDDLTGLFGVPNVPGVGISFGVDRIYDVMEELQLFPAAVQSGTQVLFFNLGRNESRKAFELMQQLRGKGIRCELYHEQSKFDKQFKYADKKGITYAVMIGSKELEDGTAVVKNLAKGEQQTVPLNELVEMSWQ
- a CDS encoding low molecular weight protein-tyrosine-phosphatase, coding for MHISRLAITSGYSILLIFAPMKILMVCLGNICRSPLAEGVLRHKVLQAGLQWTIDSAGTSGHQPGCPPHKLSQKIAKINGFDICDQVCRQLEPNDIDRFEKIYVMDRENLREAKRIFGSKWDPSKVDMLMNEVYQGKNMEVPDPWYGGEEGYHEVYAMINKACDAIISKYTILSHIS
- a CDS encoding SRPBCC family protein, whose translation is MLPPFVIEQVVDAPASRIWQALTDKAQMKQWYFEVDEFKPEAGFHFTFTGGDEQQTFLHLCTIIEVVDKQKLRHSWQYEGQEEQTYVTWELYEEGDKTRVKLTHEGLELIAHHGPAFATNNFHEGWKYILGTALKNHVENK
- the mdh gene encoding malate dehydrogenase; this encodes MKITVVGAGAVGATCADNIARKELAEELVILDIKEGLAEGKALDLTQTAALLGFDTRITGSTNDYSKTAGSDVVVITSGIPRKPGMTREELIGTNASIVKGVTENILKHSPEAIIIVISNPMDTMTMLALQSSGLPKHRIIGMGGILDSARFKCYLSQALNCSPNDLNAVVIGGHGDTTMIPLIRYATWNSVPVSQFLSEEQQQKVVSDTMVGGATLTKLIGTSAWYAPGAAGAALVESIVRDEKRLFACCVSLEGEYGQNDICLGVPVVIGRNGWEKIVDYKLNEQEQEAFNKSADAVRSMNDVLKTL
- a CDS encoding peroxiredoxin family protein; the encoded protein is MRITMILLLLACSFIGYGQSDSLHNHRAKANTDTIPPYLRIPYLPTFSIQTPDSSWFSKSQLQENKPVLLLYFSPDCGHCMIETEEMIGKMNSLKNLQIVMATSREFDEMKKFADHYKLERFRNVRIGRDAQRTITRFYRVKFTPFSALYDKKGNFLKAYEKGIDWEELLRLVK
- a CDS encoding phosphosulfolactate synthase is translated as MNFNLTQIPQREAKPRDRGLTMVMDKGLSINEAKNLISVGGPHIDIVKLGFGTAFVTPNLREKIEVYQQAGLPVYFGGTLFEAFLIRNQFEEYIAMVKDYNIHHMEVSDGSITIPHAEKCGYIEKLTKHGTVLSEVGSKDAAHIIPPYKWIELMRAELEAGSSYVIAEAREAGNVGIYRGSGEVREGLVQEILTQIPEEKIIWEAPQKAQQLYFLELIGCNVNLGNIAPSEVIPLEAMRIGLRGDTFHLYLTKENA